From the genome of Bacillus kexueae:
ACCACGTTTGCACCCGCCTCAATGAGAGCGCGCGTTCCTTCCGCTGTCGCAACATTTCCTGCGATGATATTTAATTCTGGATAAGTATCACGAATTTTTCGAACCGTATCAATAACCCCTTGAGAATGTCCATGTGCAGTGTCTACAACGATAACATCGACATTCGCTTCAACAAGCTTTTGCACACGCATCATTGTATCAGCTGTCACACCTACTGCAGCTCCAACTAAAAGACGACCATGTGCATCTTTTGCTGAATTCGGAAATTCAATGACTTTTTCAATGTCTTTGATTGTAATTAGGCCTTTTAATACCCCATTATCATCAACAAGTGGTAACTTTTCAATCTTGTGTGTTTGTAGAATTTTTTCTGCTTCTTCTAACGTTGTACCAACCGCAGCTGTAATTAACTGCTCTTTTGTCATCACATCGGAAATTTTCATGGAATAATCTTGGATAAAACGAAGATCGCGATTTGTAATGATTCCGACTAACTTTTGCTCTTCTTCGTTATTAACAATTGGAACACCTGAAATTCGGTATTTTCCCATCAAATGCTCTGCATCATACACTTGATGTTCAGGCGTAAGGAAGAACGGATTTGTAATAACACCGCGCTCCGAGCGCTTTACCTTATCAACTTGCTCAGCTTGCTGTTCAATCGACATATTTTTATGAATAATCCCTAATCCACCTTGACGAGCAATTGCAATGGCCATTTCTGACTCAGTAACCGTATCCATACCAGCACTAATAATTGGAATATTTAACTTTAACGTCTTCGTTAACTCTACACTTAAATCTACATCACGTGGCAACACTTCAGATTTAGCAGGAACTAACAATACATCATCAAAAGTTAAGCCTTCTTTAGAAAATTTCGTATCCCACATAAGTAAAACCCCCCACTTTACGCCAAAATATTATTAGTAGATTATCAATTGCTCTATCACGTGTCAAGGAATCTAAAAAGAGTTTAAATATTTAGAATTGTAGAGGAGAAGGTGCAGCATATTATGAAAACAATCTGGTCAAAGTACATATCCTTTCACTCAACCCAAACCGTACAAAAGATATTATTAAACCAATACGAAAAAATAAACATCTCAAATCCGGAACAAAAAGCTTTCGAGAATTGTTATCCCTTTATGTATTACTTAATGCATGCTAAAAACTATTTTTACACAGCGGAAAAATCCCCTATTTCGGTACAACCGACTTTGCTTTTTTACGGATTATGCCAGCTAATAAAGGCTTCTATTTTAACAGTAGATCCTTCTTATCCTGCCCATTCGAATTTATTGGCTCATGGTGTTTCAACTAGGAAGCGGAAAAAACAAAATTATTTATTTTTAAACGACGAAGTTAAAATCCAAAAACATGGACTATATGGACATATGGCTCATCACCTTTTTCAACTATCGTTTATTGAAGGTGAAAAGTATTCAATGAAACAACTGTTGAAAAGAATTCCCGAAGTACAAGGACTGTTTAGACAAAGCTTTCAGGAATCGACC
Proteins encoded in this window:
- the guaB gene encoding IMP dehydrogenase produces the protein MWDTKFSKEGLTFDDVLLVPAKSEVLPRDVDLSVELTKTLKLNIPIISAGMDTVTESEMAIAIARQGGLGIIHKNMSIEQQAEQVDKVKRSERGVITNPFFLTPEHQVYDAEHLMGKYRISGVPIVNNEEEQKLVGIITNRDLRFIQDYSMKISDVMTKEQLITAAVGTTLEEAEKILQTHKIEKLPLVDDNGVLKGLITIKDIEKVIEFPNSAKDAHGRLLVGAAVGVTADTMMRVQKLVEANVDVIVVDTAHGHSQGVIDTVRKIRDTYPELNIIAGNVATAEGTRALIEAGANVVKVGIGPGSICTTRVVAGVGVPQITAVYDCATEARKHGVSIIADGGIKYSGDIVKALAAGGHAVMLGSLLAGTSESPGETEIYQGRRFKVYRGMGSVAAMEKGSKDRYFQEDNKKFVPEGIEGRTPYKGPLAETIYQLVGGLRSGMGYCGTKDLYELREKSQFVRMTGAGLKESHPHDVQITKEAPNYSLS
- a CDS encoding YaaC family protein yields the protein MKTIWSKYISFHSTQTVQKILLNQYEKINISNPEQKAFENCYPFMYYLMHAKNYFYTAEKSPISVQPTLLFYGLCQLIKASILTVDPSYPAHSNLLAHGVSTRKRKKQNYLFLNDEVKIQKHGLYGHMAHHLFQLSFIEGEKYSMKQLLKRIPEVQGLFRQSFQESTFLPVHQQNQELHINKSYAETYFISSNRLKQLMVEKLELSFITEDKVNLTFKALEKSEIYWHSKLSYNLEESSICIPSHKDQLMVFPEVLVHYLILYNLSMISRYETEWWYDLLYSHSSVDYVFILRFLETSLQKVPYLFYPYFEQLILY